In Saprospiraceae bacterium, a genomic segment contains:
- the rpsA gene encoding 30S ribosomal protein S1, which yields MLDEKNLNPDEIKDEDIEAMSPIQEEKEDLIEEIVDLEVLVNPDEIVGAHDEFDWMIGSKNALNYSDEQRSNYTRDYNSTFNSIIDGQVLMGRVAGVTGNSVILDINYKSDGLIAKTEFRDMEIKLGDLIEVYVEKTEDEKGHLVLSRKKAKLLRAWENLVDSYKNGTVIKGTVISKTKGGLIVDCNGLETFLPGSQIDIKPITDYDSYVGKLMEFKVVKINETIKNAVVSHKALIEGDLQEQREQIISTLEKGQVLEGTVKNITDFGAFLDLGGVDGLLYITDISWGRINHPMEVLEKNQKVNVVVLDFDENKKRISLGLKQLQSHPWDVMSQDITEGSIVKGKIVNIEDYGAFLEIQPGVEGLIHVSEVNWNSQPVHAKDFFFLGQELEAKVVTVDREERKMSLSLKQLSEDPWTKIYEKFPQGSRHSGMVKNLTPYGVFVELTEGIGGMVHISDLSWTKRYNHPSEYTKVGNSLEVLILEIDSENRKLSLGHKQLEENPWDTFETVFPVGSYHEATVIRKDERGYTVQLPYGLEAYSPVKHMKKEDNSQAGVDEHLTVKVIEFNRDDKKIMVSHSRYLEDIKKTADENVKKETKDPEAPKAKKAPEKQQSKMEISTLGELEGFASLKEQLREVQPKPQAFVPPAEVIETHAVVEAPVVVETVPVTETIEVKASEITEEVSPIEETVESVKPAKKAKAAKGDDLKIIEGIGPKIAELLAADGIDSFQSLANASQEQLHAVLEKGGSRYKMHDPGTWAQQAALAAAEDWDALKALQDSLKGGKAE from the coding sequence ATGTTGGATGAAAAAAATTTAAATCCGGACGAAATCAAAGACGAGGATATCGAAGCGATGAGTCCAATCCAGGAAGAAAAAGAAGATCTTATTGAAGAAATTGTTGACCTGGAAGTTCTGGTAAACCCCGATGAAATAGTGGGTGCCCATGACGAATTCGATTGGATGATCGGTTCAAAAAACGCCCTGAATTATTCTGATGAACAACGTAGCAATTATACAAGAGACTATAATTCTACTTTTAATTCGATTATTGATGGCCAGGTCCTCATGGGCCGTGTTGCAGGAGTGACCGGAAACAGTGTGATTCTGGATATCAATTACAAATCTGATGGTTTGATCGCCAAGACTGAATTTCGCGATATGGAAATCAAATTAGGCGATTTGATTGAAGTTTATGTAGAGAAAACAGAAGACGAAAAAGGTCATTTGGTCCTGTCGAGAAAGAAAGCTAAATTATTGAGAGCCTGGGAAAACCTGGTGGATTCATATAAGAATGGTACAGTAATAAAAGGAACTGTTATCAGCAAAACCAAAGGTGGTTTGATCGTAGATTGTAATGGACTGGAAACTTTTTTACCCGGATCTCAAATCGATATCAAACCGATCACCGATTACGATTCATATGTAGGTAAATTAATGGAATTCAAAGTTGTAAAAATCAACGAAACCATTAAGAATGCGGTTGTTTCGCACAAAGCACTTATTGAAGGTGATCTTCAGGAACAACGCGAACAAATTATATCAACCCTTGAAAAAGGACAAGTATTGGAAGGAACTGTCAAAAACATTACCGATTTCGGTGCATTCCTCGATTTGGGTGGCGTTGATGGCTTGTTATACATTACGGATATTTCCTGGGGTAGGATTAACCACCCAATGGAAGTGTTGGAGAAAAATCAAAAGGTCAATGTGGTTGTTTTGGATTTTGATGAAAACAAAAAGCGAATTTCTCTTGGATTAAAACAATTGCAATCACATCCATGGGATGTCATGTCACAGGATATCACCGAAGGGTCAATTGTAAAAGGTAAAATCGTCAACATTGAAGATTACGGGGCATTTTTAGAAATTCAACCCGGAGTAGAAGGTCTGATACACGTTTCAGAAGTGAATTGGAATAGCCAACCGGTACATGCAAAAGACTTCTTCTTTTTAGGACAGGAACTCGAAGCAAAAGTGGTAACTGTGGATCGCGAAGAGCGCAAAATGTCTTTAAGTTTAAAACAACTTTCGGAAGACCCATGGACCAAAATCTACGAAAAATTCCCTCAGGGTTCAAGGCATTCAGGTATGGTCAAAAACCTTACCCCTTATGGTGTTTTTGTTGAGTTGACAGAAGGCATAGGAGGCATGGTTCATATTTCAGATTTATCATGGACCAAACGTTATAACCATCCTTCAGAATATACGAAAGTTGGAAACAGTCTGGAGGTTTTAATACTGGAAATTGATTCCGAAAACAGGAAATTATCACTGGGCCACAAGCAACTTGAAGAAAACCCATGGGATACTTTCGAAACTGTTTTCCCGGTAGGTTCTTATCACGAAGCCACCGTAATCCGTAAAGATGAAAGAGGTTATACGGTTCAATTGCCATATGGATTGGAAGCCTATTCTCCGGTAAAACATATGAAAAAGGAAGATAATTCTCAGGCAGGTGTGGATGAACATTTGACTGTAAAGGTTATCGAGTTTAACAGGGATGATAAAAAAATCATGGTTTCACACAGCCGTTATCTGGAAGATATCAAAAAGACAGCGGATGAAAATGTGAAAAAAGAAACTAAAGATCCGGAAGCACCAAAAGCCAAGAAAGCTCCGGAAAAACAACAATCAAAAATGGAAATTTCAACTTTAGGTGAGTTGGAAGGATTTGCTTCTTTAAAAGAACAATTGAGAGAAGTGCAGCCAAAGCCGCAAGCCTTTGTTCCTCCTGCAGAAGTTATCGAAACGCATGCAGTTGTTGAAGCTCCGGTCGTTGTCGAAACCGTGCCCGTGACGGAAACTATTGAAGTGAAGGCAAGTGAAATTACAGAGGAAGTGTCCCCAATTGAAGAAACTGTCGAGTCTGTAAAACCAGCCAAGAAGGCCAAAGCTGCAAAAGGCGATGATCTGAAAATCATCGAAGGCATTGGTCCAAAAATCGCCGAATTACTGGCAGCAGATGGCATTGACAGTTTTCAATCATTAGCCAATGCGAGCCAGGAACAACTCCACGCAGTGTTAGAAAAAGGAGGTTCCAGATATAAAATGCACGATCCGGGAACCTGGGCTCAGCAAGCAGCATTAGCAGCAGCGGAGGACTGGGATGCATTGAAAGCTCTTCAGGACAGCCTTAAAGGGGGCAAAGCAGAATAA
- the crtI gene encoding phytoene desaturase: MASKKSVAIIGAGISGMAAAIELADKAYKPIVYEKNNSFGGRGRQIEKDGFLFDLGPSWYWMPDIFEKFFNDYGKSSRDYFELLRLDPSFRIFHKEGILDVPAGVEACIEVFEHREKGSGIFLRKFLKEAQYKYETGMRDFVRKPSLKWSEYFDWDLLKAALRLQMFQSLESVVYKNIKDELLRQWLCFPVLFLGAKPSQTPALYSLMNYAEMELGTWYPKGGMIKLFEALYALALEKGVKFEFMADVQKIDCDSHHVKSILVNNREVFVDAVVATADYHHVDEHLLAHEHRQYSKKYWESRVMAPSAMLYYLGVGETIDGLLHHNLFFDTDFERHAGSIYDHPEWPEDPLFYVCVPSKTDSLVAPKGKENLFILVPLAAGIQDQPEERQKLFEKVIRRLEKKTGTSIVDKILFKMEMGPSDFVELYNSYKGNAYGLANTLMQTAVLKPRLKHHKLTNLFFAGQLTHPGPGLPPSLISGQLSATLLQKLKL, from the coding sequence ATGGCATCTAAAAAATCAGTCGCAATCATTGGAGCAGGGATCAGTGGGATGGCCGCCGCAATAGAGTTGGCAGATAAAGCATATAAGCCTATCGTCTATGAAAAAAACAATAGTTTTGGAGGCAGAGGCAGACAAATTGAGAAAGATGGATTTTTATTTGACCTTGGGCCAAGCTGGTATTGGATGCCGGATATTTTTGAAAAGTTTTTTAACGACTATGGCAAATCCAGCCGGGATTATTTTGAATTGCTTAGGCTGGATCCTTCTTTTAGGATTTTTCATAAAGAAGGAATCCTTGATGTACCTGCTGGTGTAGAAGCATGCATTGAGGTGTTTGAACATCGGGAAAAGGGAAGTGGAATCTTTCTTAGAAAATTTCTCAAAGAAGCTCAATATAAATATGAAACTGGTATGCGCGATTTTGTCCGCAAACCAAGTTTGAAGTGGTCGGAATATTTTGATTGGGATTTGTTGAAGGCTGCCTTGCGTTTGCAAATGTTTCAATCCTTGGAATCTGTAGTTTATAAAAACATTAAGGATGAGTTACTAAGACAGTGGTTGTGTTTTCCGGTTTTATTTTTGGGGGCAAAACCATCTCAGACGCCTGCCTTATATAGTTTGATGAATTATGCAGAAATGGAATTGGGGACCTGGTATCCAAAAGGAGGAATGATCAAATTATTTGAGGCTTTATATGCACTTGCCCTTGAAAAAGGGGTCAAATTTGAATTCATGGCCGATGTTCAAAAAATAGACTGTGATTCACATCATGTAAAAAGTATTTTGGTAAACAATCGGGAAGTTTTTGTCGACGCTGTTGTAGCCACTGCCGACTATCATCATGTCGACGAACACTTGTTAGCCCATGAGCACCGGCAATATTCAAAAAAATATTGGGAAAGCCGTGTGATGGCCCCCTCAGCAATGTTATATTATTTAGGAGTAGGAGAAACAATAGATGGATTGTTACACCATAACTTGTTTTTCGACACTGATTTTGAGCGCCATGCCGGAAGTATTTACGATCATCCCGAATGGCCTGAGGATCCCTTGTTTTATGTATGTGTACCATCAAAGACCGATTCATTGGTCGCACCAAAGGGGAAAGAAAATTTATTTATTCTGGTGCCTTTAGCAGCTGGAATTCAAGACCAACCAGAAGAGCGACAAAAATTGTTTGAAAAAGTGATTCGGCGATTGGAAAAAAAGACCGGCACTTCTATTGTCGATAAGATTTTGTTCAAAATGGAAATGGGACCTTCGGATTTTGTGGAGTTATACAATAGTTATAAAGGAAATGCATATGGTTTGGCAAATACGCTGATGCAAACAGCTGTTTTGAAGCCTAGACTCAAACATCATAAATTGACGAATTTATTCTTTGCCGGTCAGTTAACACATCCCGGACCCGGATTGCCACCATCTTTGATATCGGGGCAATTGAGTGCTACACTTTTACAAAAGTTAAAATTATGA
- a CDS encoding phytoene/squalene synthase family protein: protein MSNFQTYRNFCFGTSQLLTRSYSTSFSLGIRFLKNDYKEAINSIYGFVRIADEIVDTFSECDKKAILQKFKEDTYLAVTCNMSTNPVLQSFQETVNKYGIDLLLVEAFFESMEMDLLKKEYTRQELDRYIYGSAEVVGLMCLYVFVEGKVEAYKELEKPARALGSAFQKINFLRDIKSDFEERGRIYFPGVRMDAFTDAMKDQIQDEIIEELKISEEGIRNLPASVRFGVYLAQQYFRALLQTIQKARASEVLLRRFRVSNGHKILMLVKYGIKYKLGFL, encoded by the coding sequence ATGAGTAACTTTCAGACCTACCGGAATTTTTGTTTTGGAACCAGCCAACTTCTGACGAGATCATATAGTACATCCTTTTCGCTGGGTATAAGATTTCTAAAAAATGATTACAAAGAAGCTATCAACAGTATTTATGGTTTTGTCAGAATCGCGGATGAAATCGTGGATACCTTCAGTGAATGTGACAAGAAAGCAATACTTCAGAAATTCAAGGAGGATACTTATTTGGCTGTTACATGTAATATGAGCACCAATCCGGTATTACAGTCTTTTCAGGAAACCGTTAATAAATATGGCATTGATTTATTATTGGTAGAAGCTTTTTTTGAGAGCATGGAAATGGATTTGCTTAAAAAGGAATATACGCGTCAGGAATTGGATAGATACATTTATGGCTCAGCTGAAGTGGTAGGATTGATGTGTTTGTATGTTTTTGTCGAAGGGAAAGTGGAAGCGTATAAAGAGCTTGAGAAGCCAGCAAGAGCATTGGGGTCTGCTTTTCAAAAGATTAATTTTTTAAGGGATATCAAAAGCGATTTTGAAGAACGGGGACGAATATATTTTCCGGGAGTTCGCATGGATGCGTTTACTGACGCCATGAAAGATCAAATTCAAGATGAAATTATCGAAGAACTAAAGATAAGTGAAGAAGGCATCCGCAATTTGCCTGCCAGTGTGCGATTTGGAGTCTATCTTGCGCAACAGTATTTCAGGGCTCTGTTGCAAACGATTCAAAAAGCCCGGGCATCTGAAGTATTATTGAGGCGATTCAGGGTTTCAAATGGCCATAAGATATTGATGTTGGTCAAATATGGTATTAAATACAAATTGGGCTTCCTATAA
- a CDS encoding lycopene cyclase domain-containing protein, with the protein MRLKLIITLGLGFLLFYGPLVCFDIKQAEQIRQAGPLISVSFLENKNLYLIHHLIAGLPVLFFGIILNWFQYRQTFWKQYVKPMFILSTCFILWDYFFTSWGIWGFNPKYYSGIQWIGLPIEEWIWFWIIPFCSLFIYEIVKRKIDWSGKVDGYLSWIMLAVLTLLYLLNFDHLYSSWSLAGAIYVVSLSILWRWKGIAVFMVSFLWNLIPMYLFNGMLTGLFTEEALVMYNPEEFSNLRLGSFPIEDLGFGFAYLYGIVIISKFIK; encoded by the coding sequence ATGCGTTTAAAATTGATCATAACATTGGGTTTAGGTTTCCTATTATTTTATGGGCCACTCGTTTGCTTCGATATTAAACAAGCTGAACAGATAAGGCAAGCAGGGCCATTGATATCTGTAAGTTTTCTGGAAAATAAAAACCTTTATTTGATTCATCATTTAATAGCAGGCCTGCCGGTTTTGTTTTTTGGAATCATTCTGAATTGGTTTCAGTATCGTCAGACATTTTGGAAGCAATATGTTAAACCCATGTTCATTTTGTCCACTTGTTTCATTTTGTGGGATTATTTTTTTACGAGCTGGGGTATTTGGGGTTTCAATCCGAAGTACTATTCGGGTATCCAATGGATAGGACTGCCAATTGAGGAATGGATCTGGTTTTGGATAATACCATTTTGCAGTTTGTTTATTTATGAGATTGTAAAAAGAAAAATTGATTGGAGTGGAAAGGTAGATGGGTACTTAAGTTGGATCATGTTGGCAGTTCTGACCTTGTTATATCTGCTCAATTTTGATCATTTATATAGTTCCTGGAGTTTGGCTGGGGCCATTTATGTTGTAAGTCTATCAATTCTATGGCGATGGAAAGGGATCGCCGTATTTATGGTGTCATTTTTATGGAATTTAATTCCGATGTATCTGTTCAATGGGATGTTGACAGGATTATTCACTGAAGAAGCGTTGGTGATGTATAATCCCGAGGAATTTTCAAATTTAAGGCTTGGCAGCTTTCCGATCGAAGATTTGGGCTTTGGATTTGCATATTTGTACGGAATTGTAATAATAAGTAAGTTCATAAAATAA
- a CDS encoding prolyl oligopeptidase family serine peptidase, which produces MKIQVQNYMVFILCFAFIQNINSQKTIKTTLIHDQLTRSFSFYIPASYTSGNLSALVFNLHGYSSNADQQEFYGDFRKIADTAGFIIVHPNGTIFPQSGQQFWNVGLVGNSNVDDVGFLHAIIDTLSTAYSIDENRIFSTGMSNGGFMSYHLACVSDRFAAIASVTGSMTALTQALCKNAKPIPVMEIHGTADGVVNYDGSTGILSIPDVLDFWIQKNGLNAHAVIKTDVPNVNTTDGATAEHYYYPGNHEVEHYKVLNGGHTWPGTPFVIGTTCQDFSASQVIWNFFNKHKRQTVNSEQTDKSTMRLHPNPANEKLHIDFKEFSKRPGTIIIRNSVGIPIFEHLIKEDQFALDIRWIPSGLYFIQCLSGKNSFYSSFIKI; this is translated from the coding sequence ATGAAAATACAAGTTCAAAATTATATGGTATTCATTTTGTGTTTTGCATTTATTCAAAATATCAATTCACAAAAAACAATAAAAACCACGCTTATTCACGATCAGCTCACGCGAAGTTTTTCGTTCTACATTCCTGCGTCTTACACTTCAGGAAATCTCTCAGCGCTGGTATTTAATTTGCATGGTTACAGTTCGAATGCCGACCAGCAGGAGTTTTACGGTGATTTCCGAAAGATTGCAGATACTGCAGGATTCATTATCGTGCACCCGAACGGAACAATATTTCCGCAGTCGGGACAACAATTCTGGAATGTAGGATTGGTGGGGAACAGCAATGTTGATGACGTCGGCTTTTTGCATGCCATCATCGATACTTTATCAACAGCTTATTCCATTGATGAAAACAGGATATTCAGCACCGGAATGTCGAATGGTGGATTTATGAGTTATCATTTGGCTTGTGTAAGTGATCGTTTTGCAGCTATTGCTTCTGTTACAGGTTCCATGACAGCGCTTACACAGGCATTGTGTAAAAATGCTAAACCAATTCCGGTGATGGAAATCCATGGTACTGCAGATGGTGTGGTGAATTACGATGGCAGCACTGGTATATTATCTATTCCGGATGTATTAGATTTTTGGATTCAAAAAAACGGGTTGAATGCTCATGCTGTGATCAAAACGGATGTACCCAATGTTAACACCACTGACGGAGCAACTGCTGAGCATTACTACTATCCTGGCAATCACGAAGTAGAGCATTATAAAGTCTTGAATGGCGGCCATACCTGGCCGGGAACACCTTTCGTTATTGGGACGACCTGTCAGGATTTTAGTGCCAGCCAAGTGATTTGGAATTTTTTCAACAAGCATAAAAGACAAACGGTGAACTCAGAGCAGACAGATAAGTCGACTATGCGTCTTCATCCAAATCCAGCAAACGAAAAACTACATATAGATTTTAAGGAATTCTCAAAAAGACCTGGCACTATAATTATCAGGAATTCTGTAGGCATCCCTATTTTTGAACATCTCATCAAGGAAGATCAATTTGCTCTTGATATCCGATGGATACCTTCCGGCTTATACTTTATTCAATGCTTATCAGGTAAGAACAGCTTTTATTCAAGCTTTATCAAGATTTAA
- a CDS encoding glycosyltransferase family 9 protein, with the protein MSKILFIQTAFLGDVILSTSLIEKWKAFYPDDEVDVLIRKGNEGVFEHHTVIHELLIWDKQQNKTTNLISLIGRIRRNKYDKIFNLQRFLSTGLILLFSGARETIGFTKNPLSLFFTKRVSHEINAVGSPHEVQRNHQLIQSYTDASYALPKIYLPHKRTIVSKYTIQQAFITIAPASVWFTKQYPEEKWIHFLKKLPDSMDIVLLGSKSDSQLCERICNALKFHRPHSKLLNLAGQLTISESAELMQEARMNYVNDSAPLHIASAVNAAVCAIFCSTVPEFGFGPLSENAYLVQTKLKLSCRPCGLHGKKVCPEGHFKCAMEIEDQQLLQCL; encoded by the coding sequence ATGTCAAAAATTCTATTCATACAAACTGCATTTCTTGGAGACGTCATATTGAGTACGTCCCTGATTGAAAAATGGAAAGCCTTTTATCCGGATGATGAGGTCGATGTATTGATCCGAAAAGGCAATGAAGGTGTTTTTGAGCATCATACCGTGATTCACGAATTGTTGATTTGGGATAAACAACAAAATAAAACAACAAATCTCATCAGTTTAATTGGAAGGATTCGCCGAAATAAATACGATAAAATTTTCAATCTGCAACGATTTCTATCAACTGGTTTGATACTCCTGTTTTCGGGTGCTCGTGAGACCATTGGATTTACAAAAAACCCTTTGTCCTTATTTTTCACCAAACGCGTTTCACACGAGATCAATGCAGTCGGAAGTCCGCATGAAGTACAACGCAACCACCAATTGATTCAATCCTATACGGATGCATCTTATGCGCTTCCGAAAATTTATCTTCCACATAAACGAACAATTGTTAGTAAATATACCATTCAACAAGCTTTTATTACCATTGCCCCTGCTTCTGTTTGGTTTACTAAACAGTATCCTGAAGAGAAGTGGATCCATTTTCTCAAAAAACTACCGGATTCGATGGATATAGTTTTGCTGGGTTCGAAATCCGATTCTCAACTTTGTGAACGGATCTGTAATGCTTTAAAGTTTCATCGGCCTCATTCAAAACTTCTCAATCTTGCCGGACAACTTACTATTTCCGAATCAGCTGAACTCATGCAAGAAGCCCGAATGAATTACGTAAATGATTCGGCACCACTTCACATCGCTTCTGCTGTTAATGCTGCGGTATGTGCTATCTTTTGCAGCACTGTTCCTGAATTCGGTTTTGGCCCGCTATCTGAAAATGCATACCTCGTACAAACGAAATTAAAATTGAGCTGCCGACCTTGCGGCTTGCACGGCAAAAAAGTATGCCCAGAAGGGCATTTTAAATGTGCGATGGAGATTGAAGATCAACAATTGCTGCAATGTTTGTAA
- a CDS encoding DUF2279 domain-containing protein yields the protein MNLKDALTISSVKMHTDRFLGDGILQKRRFNSIKGFCFVFLIFIKLTCVSSQSHFQNFFIPSDSFQSKRAWLAGGFATVSYSAFSIGLYNAWYSNQGLGKFHEFNDYGEWLHVDKAAHVFNSYFQSEWGYRGAKWCGYREGSSIIWGVSMAMLFQSTIEVMDGYSKDYGFSWPDMAANVIGIGLFTSQQLIWKEQKFRIKISPWPKNYSNHSPNELGDPGYSFKDRAKELYGSGFLNSALKDYNAQTFWLSFSPERLVNRQWKTWPDWLNVAFGFGADGLFGGYINRWVRQNIIYNAEWIPRVNEYYLSFDIDLSKIKTRNRFIKTLCTVFNIIKIPAPALSLNSAGKWKGHWVFF from the coding sequence ATGAATTTAAAGGACGCTCTTACTATTTCATCTGTTAAAATGCATACGGACAGGTTCTTAGGCGATGGAATACTTCAAAAAAGGCGTTTTAATTCCATCAAAGGATTTTGTTTCGTTTTCCTAATCTTCATAAAACTAACATGTGTTAGCAGTCAAAGCCATTTCCAAAATTTTTTCATACCGTCTGATTCTTTCCAATCCAAACGCGCCTGGCTGGCCGGAGGGTTTGCAACGGTGAGTTATTCTGCTTTTTCAATAGGACTTTACAATGCCTGGTATAGTAATCAGGGTTTAGGAAAATTCCATGAATTTAACGATTACGGCGAATGGCTCCATGTTGACAAAGCGGCACATGTCTTCAACAGTTACTTTCAAAGTGAATGGGGATATCGCGGCGCGAAATGGTGTGGTTACCGTGAAGGCTCCTCTATAATATGGGGTGTCTCTATGGCCATGTTGTTTCAATCGACCATTGAAGTTATGGATGGCTACAGCAAAGATTATGGATTCAGTTGGCCGGACATGGCAGCCAATGTCATCGGCATAGGACTGTTTACCAGCCAGCAGCTGATCTGGAAGGAGCAGAAATTTAGAATCAAAATATCTCCCTGGCCGAAGAACTATTCTAACCATTCACCCAATGAGCTGGGAGATCCTGGCTATAGTTTTAAAGATCGCGCAAAGGAGTTATATGGTTCCGGCTTTCTCAACAGTGCCCTCAAAGATTACAATGCGCAAACATTTTGGTTATCGTTTAGTCCGGAACGCCTTGTCAACAGACAGTGGAAAACCTGGCCGGATTGGTTAAATGTAGCTTTTGGATTTGGAGCTGACGGATTGTTTGGGGGTTACATCAATCGTTGGGTGCGACAAAATATTATTTACAATGCTGAATGGATTCCAAGGGTCAACGAATACTATCTGTCATTTGACATTGATCTGAGTAAAATCAAAACCCGCAACCGGTTTATAAAAACACTTTGTACTGTATTCAACATCATCAAAATTCCGGCACCAGCACTTTCTTTGAATTCAGCAGGGAAATGGAAGGGGCATTGGGTGTTTTTTTGA
- the fahA gene encoding fumarylacetoacetase, protein MNQALIITADKKSWVHYPADSGFPIQNLPLGIFSYHDQTARVCSRIGDFIIDLYSLSAAGLLNVEGFQSNCFLTKYLNPVLAKGKPALRNLRAALVSILDENRDADTRQKVEQHLIPIHQVRLLLPVKAANYTDFYSSREHAYNVGVMFRDPSNALLPNWLHMPIGYHGRASSIVVSGTPIIRPKGQMQLKDGEAPVFGFSKQLDFELEMAFVIGKENALGHAIPIQQAEEHIQGILIFNDWSARDIQKWEYVPLGPFLGKNFASSVSPWVVDLDALQVFKVPGPTPEKPLLEYLKSDKPSNFNIQLEVSITAENSEETIVSQSNMKYLYWSMAQQLAHHTVNGCNMEIGDICASGTISGPTPDSYGSMLELAWKGTKPIQMKDGSERTFVRDGDTVSMRAYAQHENYRIGFGEVSGTVMEAN, encoded by the coding sequence ATGAACCAGGCTTTGATCATAACTGCAGACAAAAAATCATGGGTGCATTATCCGGCAGATTCCGGATTTCCCATACAAAATTTACCGCTGGGTATATTTAGCTACCATGACCAGACAGCACGGGTATGTAGTCGAATTGGTGATTTTATCATCGATCTATATAGTTTGTCTGCGGCCGGACTGCTCAATGTCGAAGGTTTTCAGTCCAACTGTTTTCTGACTAAATATTTAAATCCCGTCCTGGCAAAAGGTAAACCTGCACTTAGAAATTTAAGAGCCGCACTGGTTTCCATCCTTGATGAAAACAGGGATGCAGACACCAGGCAAAAAGTAGAACAACATTTAATTCCTATACACCAAGTCCGCCTCTTGCTGCCTGTTAAAGCAGCCAATTATACTGATTTTTACAGCAGTCGCGAACATGCCTACAATGTAGGAGTCATGTTTCGCGATCCCAGCAATGCCTTGTTGCCTAATTGGCTACACATGCCCATTGGTTATCATGGACGGGCGTCTTCTATCGTAGTTTCGGGAACTCCTATTATCAGGCCAAAAGGTCAAATGCAATTGAAAGATGGTGAAGCCCCCGTTTTTGGATTTAGCAAACAATTGGACTTTGAATTGGAAATGGCATTCGTCATCGGAAAAGAAAATGCATTGGGACATGCAATTCCCATCCAACAAGCAGAAGAACACATTCAGGGAATATTGATTTTTAACGACTGGTCGGCGCGGGACATTCAAAAATGGGAATACGTACCACTAGGACCTTTTCTGGGTAAAAATTTTGCTTCCAGTGTTTCGCCCTGGGTCGTAGACCTCGATGCTTTGCAAGTATTTAAAGTACCGGGCCCTACACCGGAAAAACCTTTACTGGAATACCTGAAATCAGATAAGCCCTCTAACTTCAATATACAACTCGAAGTCAGCATCACTGCGGAGAACAGTGAGGAAACGATCGTTAGCCAATCCAATATGAAATATTTATATTGGTCAATGGCACAACAACTCGCACACCACACTGTAAATGGCTGCAATATGGAAATTGGCGATATCTGTGCATCGGGCACGATATCGGGACCAACACCTGATTCCTACGGATCAATGCTTGAGCTGGCCTGGAAAGGCACCAAACCTATTCAGATGAAAGATGGCTCCGAACGAACGTTCGTTAGGGATGGAGATACGGTTTCGATGCGGGCGTATGCACAACATGAAAACTATCGGATTGGGTTTGGGGAGGTGAGTGGGACGGTTATGGAAGCAAATTAA